The Faecalibacterium sp. I3-3-33 DNA window ATGGATTCTTTCAAGGACGTTTTAGAAGCGGCCCAGATGTACTGCAAGGCGCAGATGGCCGAGCCAACGTACAATCTCTATATCGACGGGTTGGAGCCCATCAGCTTTGAGGACTCCAGCCATATCACCCTGTCGGTGCGCAACGATTTTATCTGCAAGATCGTCACCGACCGGTACCTCGGCCTGCTCAAGGAGGCCTTCAAGTCCGTGCTGGGTTTTGATGTGGACATCACCCTTGTGGTGCCCAGCACCCCGCCCCACGAGGTGGTGCTGGCCCAGCAGTACGAGGCAAACCCCGCCTCTCCGCAGGGCAACTACGAATTCACCTTTGAAAACTTCATCAAGGGGCCGTCCAACCAGTTTGCGTTTGCTGCTGCGCAGGCTGTGGCGGCAAACCCTTCCGGGGCCTATAACCCCCTGTTCATCTACGGCGGCTCCGGTCTGGGCAAGACCCATCTGCTGACCGCCATTCAGACCGAGATCAAGCGCACCCACCCCGATTTTGTCATCATGTATGTCACCTGCGAGCAGTTCACCAACGAGCTGATCGCCGCCATCCGCGCCGGCAGCACCGAGGACTTCCGCATGAAGTACCGCGTGGCAGACCTTTTGCTGGTGGACGATATCCAGTTCATCGCGGGCAAGGAGTCCACGCAGGAAGAGTTCTTCCACACCTTCAACTCCCTGCATGATGCCCACAAGCAGATCGTCATCGCTTCCGATCGCCCCGCCAAGGAGATCAAGAGCTTGGAGGAGCGTCTGCGCACCCGCTTTGAGTGGGGTCTGACCGCCGATGTGCAGCCGCCGGATTTTGAGACCCGCGTTGCCATCGTGAAGCGCAAGGCAGAGCTTTTGCATCTGGACCTGCCCGAGGACGTGGCAGAGTTCATTGCCAACCACCTGAAAAACAACATCCGCCAGCTGGAAGGCGCGGTGAAAAAGCTGAACGCCTATTATATGCTGGAGGGCATCCAGCCGGTGATCAGCGTGGCGCAGAACGCCATCAAGGATATCCTCAACGAGACCCAGCCGGTGCCGGTGACCATCGAAAAGATCATCGGCGAGGTGTCCCGCACCTTCAACGTGTCCCCTGCCGACATCCGGGGCACCAAGCGCAACGCCAATGTGGCTTCCGCCCGGCGCGTGGCCATCTATATCCTGCGGGAGGTCACCGGCATGAGCATGGAGGAGATCGGGCGGGAATTCTCCGGCCGCGACCACTCCACCATCGTCTACTCCCTCAAGACCATGGAGCGGGACATGAAGAACGACCAGCATCTGAGGGAGACTGTGAGCGATATCATCAAGAACGTGAAGGCGTAAACCGGGGAAAACCGGGCAAAAGTCATACTCATTTCAGGGTGTGACCCCAAAATATGGGGAGAAAACGGAACAAAAAGGGGAAAATAAGCCTATATCTTGTGGCAAAAAGGCGAAGCTTTCCACACTTTCCACTTAGTTTTCAACATTCAACATCAGTTGTTCACATCGGCTGTGGAAAGAAACACCGTTCCCCACCTTTCAACATTTCCTTCACGAGCCTTCCACAACCCTGTGGAAAGCCAAAGCCCCGCATCCCGGCAAGACATTTCCGGGTTTTCAACATCTTCCCCACCCCCTACTACGGTTACTACAACAAGTTCAATATATTACTGCCTTCCGGCAGCAGCCCAAAGGGCAGGGATCAAGCCGGAAGTGTGAAAAAAGGAGAGATACTGTTTTGAACATCGTCTGCGATAAAACACTGCTCAGTGCAGCCATCGACGGCGTTTCCAAAGCTGTCACCATGCGCTCGTCCATCCCGGTGCTGGAGGGCATTCTGCTGAAGGCCGAGGGCTTTCAGCTCACCCTGACCGGCTACGATCTGGAAATGGGCATCGTGACTACCATCGAAGCCAACATCAAGGAGCCGGGCGAGATCGTGCTGAACGCAAAGCTGCTCAGCAGCATGATCAGCCGGATGCCGGCAGGTCAGATCAGCATCGTGGCTGCCGATAACGGCAAGACCACCATCCAGAGCGGCGTGGCACAGTTCGAGATCCAGTCCATGCCGGCCACCGATTTCCCGGATCTGCCCAACACCGGCGCGGAGCAGACCCTGACCATCAAGACCGGCGTGCTGCGGGATATGATCGACCGCACCCTGTACGCCGTCAGTCAGGACGAGAAAAAACCCGCCCACACCGGCGAACTGTTCGAGATCGAGCTGGACAAGCTGACCATCGTGGCGCTGGACGGCTACCGTCTTGCCATCGTGGAGCGCCCCATCACTGCCGTGAAGGACATCCGCATCATCGTGCCCAGCAAAACCATGACCGAGGTCTCCCACCTGCTGGCCAACGATGACGAAGAGGACGTGCACATCAGTGCCAACCGCCGCTATGTGGTGTTCACCACCGCCGGTTACACCATCATGAGCCGCCTGATCGAGGGCGAATTCCTGAATTACCGCAACGTCATCCCCGCCGGAAGCCGCACCCGTGTGACCATCGACACCAAGGATTTTATCTCCACCATCGAGCGCGCCTCTCTGATTATTACAGAACGTTTAAAAAATCCTCTCCGCATCTCCTTTACAGAGGGTAAAGTCGTGGTGCGCTGCCAGACCAACCTCGGCCGCGTGGTGGACGAGTTCAGCGCCGCCTGCGAGGGCGACGAGGTAGAGATCGGCTTCAATAACCGCTATCTGCTGGATGCTTTGCGCAACGCCCGCACCGAGCAGGTGCGCATGGAGATCAGCGGCCCGTTGAGCCCGGTGAAGGTGCTGCCGGTAGAGGGCAACGACTTTTTGTATCTGGTACTGCCGGTACGCTTTAAAAACGACTAAGGAGCGCGTTTTATGCAGAAGATTCTCATTCATACCGAGTTTATCAAGCTGGATGCCCTGCTCAAATTTGCCGGCCTGTGCGAGACCGGCGGTGAAGCCAAAGAGCTGGTGCAGGGCGGTGCTGTGAAGGTGAACGGCGAGGTGTGCACCATGCGGGGCAAAAAGTGCCGCGCCGGGGACATCATCGAGCTGGACGGGCAGAGCGTAGAGATCGGGCAGGGTCAGTAAATGCGTCTGCTTTCGCTGGAAGTACAGAACTATCGCAATATTTGTGCGGCACGGCTGGAGCCCGGCCGGGAGCTTACCGTCATCTGCGGCAACAACGGTCAGGGCAAGACGAACCTTCTGGAAGCCATCTGGCTGCTGACCGGCGGCAAAAGCTTCCGGGGCGGCAAGGACGCCGAGCTTGTGCGCCGGGGAGAAGCATTCGCGGTGCTGGAAGCCGACACCCAGCGGGACCGGCCGGAAGGCTGCGAGCCCGCTGAGCCTGCCCACATCCGCATGACCGTGGGCACCCCGGAGGCCGCAAAGCCCGGCCGCTATGCGGCGGTGAACGGCGCAGCGCCCAAGCGGGCGGCGGCACTGGCGGGCAGCTTTCCGGCGGTGGTGTTCGACCCCGGCCACCTGAGCCTTGTCAAGGGGGCACCGGAGGGGCGGCGCAAGTTTCTGGACGCTGCGCTGTGCCAGCTGTACCCCGGGTATCTGGCAAGCTACCGCCGCTATGTGCGGGTTTTGCAGCAAAAAAATGCGCTGCTGCGCCACTCCGCAAACGGGCAGGAGCGCCCCTACGCGGAAAAGCGCACCCTGCTGGAAGTGCTCAACACCGAGCTTGCCGCGCAGGGCGAAGCCTTGCAGCAGCGGCGGCGGGAGTATCTGGAACTGCTGGCTCCCCGCGCCTGTGCCAACTACGCGGAGCTTTCCCACGGGGCGGAGCGGATGAGCATCCGCTATGCCGCCCAGTTTGCGCCGGGCGGGCTTGCCGCACTGCTGCGTCAGCGGCAGGAGGAGGAGCTGCGCGCCGGGCAGAGCCTGTGCGGCATCCACCGCGAGGACTTGGAGCTGCTGCTGGACGACCAGCCTGCCCGGGTGTATGCCAGTCAGGGACAGCAGCGCAGCGTGGTGCTGAGCCTGAAAATGGCCGAAGCCGCCGCAGCCGCGCAGATCACCGGGGAGCACCCGGTACTGCTGCTGGATGATGTGCTGAGCGAGCTGGACGAAGGGCGCAAACAGTACCTGCTTACCTGCATGAAGGAAAAGCAGACCTTTGTGACCAGCTGCGATGACACGGACTTTTTAAAGACCGACGGCGAGGTGTACCGCATGGACGGCGGGGTGCTGAACCGGGTCTGACGGCATGGAGAAATGTTGCAAAGAATGTTGCATAAAAGCTGCATTTTCGCGGGTTTTATGCAAACAAAAGACACGGGAGAAAATACAGTATGTATATTCATCTGGGGCGGGACTATGTCCTGAACGACCGTGACATCATCGGGATCTTTGATCTGGAAACCACCACCACCTCCCCCCGGGGGCGGGAGTTTCTGAACTACGCCCAGAAGAACGGGGCGGTGGTCAGCCTTTCGGACGAGCTGCCCCAGTGCTATGTGCTGGCAGACGGCGGGCTTGTGGATGCAGTGTATCTTTCGGAGCTGTCCAGCGCCGCCATGCGCCGCAGAGCGCAAAAGATGGTGGAGTGAAATTTGCGGAAAACGGGCGGAAGATCCACAGAAAAAAGAGGGATGGGAAAGCCCCGGAACTGCCCGGAAAGCCGCACCGTGCCGGCCGGAACGCCCTCTGCGGGCAGCGCGTGAAAACACAACAAAACGGCGAGAAAAAAGTACACCATGGTGTACCGGTT harbors:
- the dnaA gene encoding chromosomal replication initiator protein DnaA, whose amino-acid sequence is MDSFKDVLEAAQMYCKAQMAEPTYNLYIDGLEPISFEDSSHITLSVRNDFICKIVTDRYLGLLKEAFKSVLGFDVDITLVVPSTPPHEVVLAQQYEANPASPQGNYEFTFENFIKGPSNQFAFAAAQAVAANPSGAYNPLFIYGGSGLGKTHLLTAIQTEIKRTHPDFVIMYVTCEQFTNELIAAIRAGSTEDFRMKYRVADLLLVDDIQFIAGKESTQEEFFHTFNSLHDAHKQIVIASDRPAKEIKSLEERLRTRFEWGLTADVQPPDFETRVAIVKRKAELLHLDLPEDVAEFIANHLKNNIRQLEGAVKKLNAYYMLEGIQPVISVAQNAIKDILNETQPVPVTIEKIIGEVSRTFNVSPADIRGTKRNANVASARRVAIYILREVTGMSMEEIGREFSGRDHSTIVYSLKTMERDMKNDQHLRETVSDIIKNVKA
- the dnaN gene encoding DNA polymerase III subunit beta, whose product is MNIVCDKTLLSAAIDGVSKAVTMRSSIPVLEGILLKAEGFQLTLTGYDLEMGIVTTIEANIKEPGEIVLNAKLLSSMISRMPAGQISIVAADNGKTTIQSGVAQFEIQSMPATDFPDLPNTGAEQTLTIKTGVLRDMIDRTLYAVSQDEKKPAHTGELFEIELDKLTIVALDGYRLAIVERPITAVKDIRIIVPSKTMTEVSHLLANDDEEDVHISANRRYVVFTTAGYTIMSRLIEGEFLNYRNVIPAGSRTRVTIDTKDFISTIERASLIITERLKNPLRISFTEGKVVVRCQTNLGRVVDEFSAACEGDEVEIGFNNRYLLDALRNARTEQVRMEISGPLSPVKVLPVEGNDFLYLVLPVRFKND
- a CDS encoding RNA-binding S4 domain-containing protein, with amino-acid sequence MQKILIHTEFIKLDALLKFAGLCETGGEAKELVQGGAVKVNGEVCTMRGKKCRAGDIIELDGQSVEIGQGQ
- the recF gene encoding DNA replication/repair protein RecF (All proteins in this family for which functions are known are DNA-binding proteins that assist the filamentation of RecA onto DNA for the initiation of recombination or recombinational repair.), which codes for MRLLSLEVQNYRNICAARLEPGRELTVICGNNGQGKTNLLEAIWLLTGGKSFRGGKDAELVRRGEAFAVLEADTQRDRPEGCEPAEPAHIRMTVGTPEAAKPGRYAAVNGAAPKRAAALAGSFPAVVFDPGHLSLVKGAPEGRRKFLDAALCQLYPGYLASYRRYVRVLQQKNALLRHSANGQERPYAEKRTLLEVLNTELAAQGEALQQRRREYLELLAPRACANYAELSHGAERMSIRYAAQFAPGGLAALLRQRQEEELRAGQSLCGIHREDLELLLDDQPARVYASQGQQRSVVLSLKMAEAAAAAQITGEHPVLLLDDVLSELDEGRKQYLLTCMKEKQTFVTSCDDTDFLKTDGEVYRMDGGVLNRV
- the remB gene encoding extracellular matrix regulator RemB is translated as MYIHLGRDYVLNDRDIIGIFDLETTTTSPRGREFLNYAQKNGAVVSLSDELPQCYVLADGGLVDAVYLSELSSAAMRRRAQKMVE